The Gracilimonas sediminicola sequence ACAAACAAATAGACCGCGCTGGCCATCCCACGCATGTCGGATTTCACGAAATATTGGATGAGCGCAGCGGCCACACCGTTGTAGGAAGAGGATATGACATTGGCAAATCCCACCAACAAGAATGCCACCAAAGCCGACTCGGCCATCAACCCGAAATAATAGAATGGGAGTCCACCCAGGGCTGCTACTATTCCCATCACAAAACGCTTTTCAGCTCCCCATTTTTTCGCAAAGTAATCGGCCAGCCAGCCGGATGCATTTACACTAACCCCGGTTGCAAACATAAACCAGCCGTATTGAGAAATTAGTGAAGGCATTTCAAAAGTATCATTAAGCACAGTCCCGATAAAAGCGAGAATGGTGTATCCGCTGAGTGCCAGAAGGGAAAATCCCGCCAGATGATAACGCACCGTTTTCTTTTGGAGAATGAATTTCAGCACGCTGAAGAATTGCAAGGCCGAACGCTCACTTTTGCCTGATTTACGTTTCGGCTCACGAATCAACAAAAAGCCAATGACTACTAAAACCAGTCCCGGCCAGCCTACAGTTTTCATGGCTACCCGCCAGTCGTAGAGTTCAGCAACAGAACCGCCAATCAGGAATGAAAGTCCTACCCCTACAAATATCCCGGATGCATATAATGAGAATACCCGTGCCCTTTTTTCGGGCGGGAAGTAATCGGCCAGCAACGAATATACGGCCGGACTTAATGCCGACTGACTCACCCCTACAAAAAACCGGGCCGTAACCAGAAACAGGAACGAGCTGGCAAATCCGCTGGCCACCGTCATCAGGCTCCAAATTAATAAACCTGTCAGAATGATTCGCTTACGGGAAAACTGATCAGCAAACCACCCCATGAATATTCCGCAGATGGCATAAATCAGGGAAAAAGCCGGTCCGTACAACACCCCGATTTGCGTGTTGCTGAAGCCAAGGTCATCACGGATGGCCGTTCCCAACACGGCCACAATCTGCCGGTCCACAAAGCTGGAGATATAGATAAGGGATAGTAACCCCAACACCAGCCAGGCATAGAATTTGGGAGATTTAGCTTCGAGCGTTTCATATATGAATTTCATGGCCCCAAAGATAACACCCAACAAGGAACATTCAACATTGAGCGTTTAACCGTTAATTCATCATGGTAATCTCTTTAACCTGTAAATCAGGGTTCAAGTCTCTTCTTTATAGAACACGGATGAGTGGATAGGGCTGACGTTCGCTGATAAAATCCAATCATGGTAATCCTAAAATCCCACAAATCAAGGTTCAACAACTGTGTTATGAACCTTGATTTGAAGGATGACGGGATTTACTTGATGAGCAACGATTGCCGACACAACCAATTCTTCTTTAACATCGAGGCTATTTCAGATTCCGGCTCAGGGCCGGAATGATGACAATGGTGTTAATGAATGAAGAAAGGCCGATATCCTAAACATAGTCCGCGAATATCATCCCTACCTGTTTCATCCGCGTTCTATTCCTCACCTTGTTAATGGCAAACACTCCTTCTTACCTGCCTATGTCAATCAAAAAAACTTTCAATAAAACTATCACATAAAGGGTGCAGAATGTTTATTTTTAAGGTTCACAAAATTTTGATTTAACCCTCTACTCAATCACAATGATGAAAGTTGGAATTCTGGGCGCTACAGGCGCTGTTGGCCAAAAATTTATTCGCTTGCTTCAGGGGCACCCCTGGTTCGAAATCGAGGCACTGGGTGCTTCGGAACGTTCGGCCGGAAAGAAGTATAAAGATGCTGCCAACTGGATTGAAGATGTGGTATTGCCCGAGCACATCAAAGACACCATCGTCAAAAATTGTGAACCCGGCGAATTTAGTAACGTGGATTTTGTGTTTTCCGGGCTGGATTCATCCGTTGCCGGTGATATCGAAAAAGCTTTTGCAGAAGCCGGGATTCCGGTCATTTCTAATGCAAAAAACTACCGGCAGGACCCAACGGTTCCGCTGCTGATACCGGAAATCAACCCGGATCATACCGACCTTATTAAAACCCAGTCGTTTAGTAAAGATGGGAAGGGCTGGATTGTGACCAACCCGAATTGTGTGGCCGTGCCGTTATCGCTGGCGCTAAAACCATTGTTTGATTCATTTGGAATTGAAGCTCTTATCCTTACCACCATGCAGGCGGTTTCAGGAGCCGGGTATCCCGGTGTAGCCAGCCTGGATATTCTTGGTAACGTGGTTCCTTTTATTTCCGGAGAAGAGCCTAAGGTTGGACCTGAAACACGAAAATTATTAAGCACACTGAACGAAGACTCCCTATCACTTCCGGATTTTGACGTACAGGCTACTGCAACCCGTGTCCCGTCCATCAACGGACATATGATTTCAGCTACCGTGAAGCTGGAAAATCCTCCGGCTGATTTGGAGGAGCTGAAAAAAGCCTACCAAAACTACCGGAATCCTGTTGCCGAATTGGGTCTGCCTTTCTCACCGAAAGCACTCTACAACCTTCACGACAATGAGTATTACCCACAACCCCGCCTCCATGCAGATTGGGAGAATGGGATGCAGCTGCATTTAGGGCGATTGAGAAAGGCCGATGTATTTGATGTCAGCTTTGTGGCTATGGCTCACAACACCATTCGTGGTGCGGCCGGCGGTGCCATTTTAAATGCGGAATTGCTAACCAAAAAAGGATATTTAAAATAAATCTCAAGCTCCAAATCCCAATTTACAATTAATTGATCATTGGATTTGGTACTTGGTACTTGGTGCTTGGAATTTATTCCCCTTCCATATCCCCGAGGCGTTTCTGCGACATATACAGGTTTATTTTGGTGGAAAACCGGATCGCTTCGTTCTTGTCGTTTCGTTTGATATTCAATTTAATCTTTCCCTGCTCGCTGCCCGGCAATGGTTCAAAAAACGCCCATTGGTTGGCTTCGATAATTAATTTGCCTCCGGTAAAAAACAGGAGTCCTTTCTTATACTGTATCTTTTTGATGTGGTCGAGCTGTATGGAAAACTTGCTCAGGTTACTCAATCCGTTCCCCATCATATCATACACTTTGTACTCAAATAGCAGCTCTCCATCCAGGAAGCTCAGAATTCCCTTTACCTCCTTAACCTCCACTTTTACATCTTCGGTTTCATACATCGAATAGTTAAAAGGAATGCTCATGGTTTAATCTTCCAGCTCGTTTAGTTTTTGTTCGGAAAGCTTCAGGTTCAGATTGGATGAGATGCTGGCTGCTACATTTCGGTGCTTCCTTTTTACTTTTAATACGCGTTCAGTTAATTCCTTACCCGGCAAATCCCCAAAAGATGATGCCCTTTTACCATGCAAAATCAGCTTCCCGCTAAACCATCCCTTTTTATACTCCAGCATATCCAGCTCCGATAGCGGTATGGTTTCAGTCCGAAGTTCAGACTGATAGGCCTCAACCACAGCGTCTTTTTTCTGGAATTCAAACACCAGATTCTCTCCTTCCACGCGCAGAATTCCCTCCACTTTCATGAATCCGCCGTTTAAATTTTCGATAGAAAAAGGAAGACTTCGCATATGCGTTACTGATTTTTAATGATTTAGGTGTGTTTTAAAAAACTTCTAAAAAAGTACAAAAAATCTGTAAGGAGTGCGCGTTTCATCGCTCTAACTAAACAGCTAACAAAAGAGAAAACTAATCATTGCCTTGAGAATGACACAACATTCTCAATGTCCTTCCAGGGGTAAAAGGTGGAACATCCTTTTACCCTATTTTTTTACCGGGAATATTTTTTCCTGCAAGTCATTAAACAATTGTTTTAATTGGCTAAATAAATATTCGGGAGCATGAGGGTACTTTTACTTATGATATTGTGGGGATTGCCCTGTATCATTTTGGGGCAGTCGGCAAACTTTGAAGATGACTTTTCCGATCAGGATATTTCTGACTGGTCCGGAGATACCGGGAATTTCATCTTTACAGAAGAAAGCGGAAATACCCTGCTTCAGCAAAATGCTCCCGGTGCCGGCGTTTCTTACCTGAGCATTCCCTCCACCAATACCATCGGCTACTGGGAGTTCTTCGTTCGCTTTGACGGATTCGGCCCTTCTAACGGTAACAAAGCCGAAATCTACCTGATGAGCGACAATCAGGATCTCACATCTTCTCTGAACGGATACAAACTAAGGGGTGGCGAAAATGGCAGCGCCGATGTATTCAGGCTATTCAGAATCACCAGTGGCAGTGAAGCAACGGAGGTACTTACCGGAACTACCGATATCAGTTCCGGCGGTGATTATCGGGTAAAAGTAACCCGCGATGCGTCCGGAAACTGGACGCTTGAAGTCGCTGAGGGTTATGCCGGCGTGCTTTCCGTGG is a genomic window containing:
- a CDS encoding spinster family MFS transporter → MKFIYETLEAKSPKFYAWLVLGLLSLIYISSFVDRQIVAVLGTAIRDDLGFSNTQIGVLYGPAFSLIYAICGIFMGWFADQFSRKRIILTGLLIWSLMTVASGFASSFLFLVTARFFVGVSQSALSPAVYSLLADYFPPEKRARVFSLYASGIFVGVGLSFLIGGSVAELYDWRVAMKTVGWPGLVLVVIGFLLIREPKRKSGKSERSALQFFSVLKFILQKKTVRYHLAGFSLLALSGYTILAFIGTVLNDTFEMPSLISQYGWFMFATGVSVNASGWLADYFAKKWGAEKRFVMGIVAALGGLPFYYFGLMAESALVAFLLVGFANVISSSYNGVAAALIQYFVKSDMRGMASAVYLFVVSIVGFGIGPPVTGWMIDHIFTGVYGPSKALLLVFTVCGVLATFCFLQAMKSYDEDVVE
- the asd gene encoding aspartate-semialdehyde dehydrogenase; the encoded protein is MMKVGILGATGAVGQKFIRLLQGHPWFEIEALGASERSAGKKYKDAANWIEDVVLPEHIKDTIVKNCEPGEFSNVDFVFSGLDSSVAGDIEKAFAEAGIPVISNAKNYRQDPTVPLLIPEINPDHTDLIKTQSFSKDGKGWIVTNPNCVAVPLSLALKPLFDSFGIEALILTTMQAVSGAGYPGVASLDILGNVVPFISGEEPKVGPETRKLLSTLNEDSLSLPDFDVQATATRVPSINGHMISATVKLENPPADLEELKKAYQNYRNPVAELGLPFSPKALYNLHDNEYYPQPRLHADWENGMQLHLGRLRKADVFDVSFVAMAHNTIRGAAGGAILNAELLTKKGYLK